A window from Panulirus ornatus isolate Po-2019 chromosome 29, ASM3632096v1, whole genome shotgun sequence encodes these proteins:
- the LOC139758053 gene encoding uncharacterized protein → MGIFSNAALAAGACVTGALVVKYRHSLMNMLSNSASSYTRHERVILDRVTKPENLTVTWSDVVGEEGLAAVLHKFLLNPAVLAMRVKHLPLPIYSSVLFYGPSGCGKTLIAKAMAGELGASVINLDLLAVLRKANLMSAVVSVAKSLTPCVVFIKHLDEILEGKHSPDTERVVLLLKTLAECRGVIVVATATKKENISNSILRTFPLQFEVPLPNADKRMKILERALSDCSLYRDVDLQALTEMTLGLSCSDLLQFHRYAVWCSIQENLSEQFPEEEEVADLEKGALCPLAWRHFEEAVEILHFEKERSSDSRPHIYI, encoded by the coding sequence atgggtattttctCAAATGCTGCACTGGCAGCGGGCGCTTGCGTTACGGGGGCCCTGGTGGTGAAGTACAGACACTCACTGATGAATATGCTCTCGAACTCCGCCTCCTCGTACACAAGGCACGAGAGGGTTATACTGGACAGGGTGACCAAGCCCGAGAACCTCACGGTGACATGGTCCGACGTGGTTGGGGAAGAAGGTCTAGCGGCCGTTCTGCATAAGTTTCTGCTGAACCCCGCGGTGCTGGCGATGCGCGTCAAGCACCTCCCTCTTCCGATTTACAGTTCTGTCCTCTTCTACGGCCCCTCCGGTTGTGGGAAGACCCTCATCGCCAAAGCCATGGCCGGGGAGCTTGGGGCCAGCGTCATTAACCTGGACCTCCTGGCTGTCTTGAGGAAAGCCAACTTGATGTCGGCCGTGGTGTCCGTGGCCAAGAGTCTTACTCCGTGCGTCGTGTTCATAAAGCACCTGGACGAAATACTGGAGGGCAAGCATAGCCCGGACACCGAGCGTGTGGTGCTCCTGCTGAAGACACTCGCGGAATGCCGGGGGGTGATCGTTGTCGCCACAGCGACCAAGAAGGAGAACATCAGCAACTCCATCCTTCGCACCTTTCCCCTGCAGTTCGAGGTCCCCCTCCCCAATGCCGATAAGCGCATGAAAATCCTAGAACGCGCCCTCAGTGACTGCTCCTTGTATCGGGACGTGGATCTCCAAGCCCTGACCGAAATGACGCTGGGCTTATCGTGCTCCGACCTCCTTCAGTTCCACAGGTATGCTGTCTGGTGTTCCATCCAGGAGAACCTTTCCGAGCAGTTtcctgaggaagaggaggtcgcCGATCTAGAGAAGGGGGCCCTATGTCCCCTGGCTTGGAGGCATTTTGAGGAGGCTGTGGAGATACTCCATTTTGAAAAAGAACGGTCGTCCGATAGTCGACCACACATATACATCTGA